A single window of Desulfomicrobium macestii DNA harbors:
- a CDS encoding metallophosphoesterase family protein translates to MFRFIHAADIHLDSPLRGLESYPDAPVEQIRGAARRAFDNLVSLAIDEGVAFVLLAGDLFDGDWKDYNTGLYFTHRMGRLREAGIRVFLVSGNHDAASSLTRALGLPDNVTIFSHRKPETRTLDELGVAIHGQSFAGRSVTEDLSRAYPQALPGLCNIGLLHTSLTGRAGHEPYAPCTLEGLASKGYDYWALGHVHQGEVVQTHPWVVFSGNIQARHIREAGAKGCRIVTVEDGRITDAEFRCLDVLRFALCRVDLAPCERIEAVADRVREAMERERRDAEGRPVALRVVLEGRSALHEELHRMEERLRDDFRIMAADLGDVWLEKLRIATKPLASDAAPDADSPLGGLVQAIAQLRLDASPLTEMVPEFEALRSKLPAELLGDADPFGPDGEGLAMLRDEVRDLLLSRLQEGA, encoded by the coding sequence ATGTTCCGCTTCATTCATGCCGCCGACATCCATCTCGACAGCCCCCTGAGGGGCCTTGAATCCTACCCCGACGCCCCCGTGGAGCAGATCCGCGGGGCCGCGCGGCGGGCCTTCGACAACCTGGTCAGCCTCGCCATCGACGAAGGCGTGGCCTTTGTCCTGCTGGCCGGGGACCTTTTTGACGGCGACTGGAAGGACTACAACACCGGTCTGTACTTCACCCACCGCATGGGCCGCCTGCGCGAGGCGGGCATCAGGGTTTTCCTGGTCTCCGGCAACCATGACGCGGCCAGCTCCCTGACCCGCGCCCTCGGCCTGCCGGACAACGTGACCATCTTTTCCCACAGGAAACCGGAGACAAGGACGCTTGATGAGCTGGGCGTGGCCATCCACGGCCAGAGCTTCGCAGGGCGCAGCGTGACCGAGGATCTGAGCCGCGCCTATCCGCAGGCCCTGCCCGGCCTGTGCAACATCGGCCTGCTGCACACCAGCCTGACCGGCCGCGCCGGGCACGAGCCCTACGCCCCGTGCACGCTGGAAGGCCTGGCCTCCAAGGGCTACGATTATTGGGCGCTGGGGCATGTGCACCAGGGTGAGGTCGTGCAGACCCATCCGTGGGTGGTCTTTTCCGGCAACATCCAGGCCCGGCACATCCGCGAAGCCGGGGCCAAGGGCTGCCGGATCGTCACCGTCGAGGACGGGCGGATCACGGACGCGGAATTCCGGTGCCTCGACGTCTTGCGTTTCGCGCTCTGCCGGGTGGACCTCGCGCCGTGCGAGCGTATCGAAGCCGTGGCCGACCGCGTGCGCGAGGCCATGGAGCGTGAGCGGCGCGACGCCGAAGGCCGCCCCGTGGCGCTGCGGGTCGTGCTCGAGGGGCGCAGCGCCCTGCATGAAGAGCTGCATCGTATGGAGGAGCGCCTGCGCGATGACTTCCGCATCATGGCCGCGGACCTGGGCGATGTGTGGCTCGAAAAGCTGCGCATCGCCACGAAACCCCTGGCCTCCGACGCCGCCCCGGATGCCGATTCCCCGCTCGGCGGCTTGGTGCAGGCCATCGCGCAGCTGCGCCTCGACGCATCCCCGCTGACGGAAATGGTGCCCGAGTTCGAGGCCCTGCGCTCCAAGCTTCCCGCCGAGCTGCTGGGGGACGCCGATCCCTTCGGCCCGGACGGGGAGGGGCTGGCCATGCTGCGCGACGAGGTCAGGGATCTGCTCTTGTCCCGGCTGCAGGAGGGCGCATGA